The following is a genomic window from Manihot esculenta cultivar AM560-2 chromosome 9, M.esculenta_v8, whole genome shotgun sequence.
CCATCATGAAAAAGGTTTATGAAAAAATGTCAACATTGCAGAAAAAGTTCGGCTTTGAACGGAGAGGAGGCAACTACATTGCCTTCTTTTGAAACATTATGagctttataaatttttaagttcGGTAgcgagagaaaataaataaataaacaaaatgcaaaatgaactattattattattattattattattattattattttataattgactTGATACCCTAGTTACTTTTTTCAATTTCCCAATACAccattcttttatattttttcatttcacTTGAATTTTACACTCTGCCTCAAAAAATTccatccatttaatttttttttttcttgcttcTGTTCTACTGCACAGGATGAAACTGGAGTCTACAAAAATTTGCTTCAAGAGACTGCTCACAGAGCTGGCTTGAAACTTCCAGTGTATACCACTGTACGTTCAGGGCCTGGCCATGTTCCTGTTTTCTCATGTACAGTTGAACTTGCAGGAATGAACTTTACTGGGGAGCCAGCAAGGACCAAGAAACAAGCTCAGAAGAATGCAGCAATGGCTGCCTGGTCTGCCCTAAAAAGATGTATGGATCTCATtgttttgaattcatttttgttCAGAGCCATCTAATGTGGCTAGGATGAGGATAAACACTTCTGCGTCTGCTTTGAACTGATTAACACATCATTACAGTTATCCATCTCCTTGATTTAATGAGCATGAATTTTCCTTAAGCTCGAGCTAACTTTTCAAGCCATGGCTATCAGCCCTACTCTTATTGCTTCTTTCCTAAACAGTCAAAATTTGTGGTAGATGATTAATATGGCAGTATAGTTAGCAGACAGTGTGGAAGCAACCTATAGGCTATAGCATTGTACAACAAAAAAGCATGTgcatttttttttggttttgggggggggggggtgagtAAGATGCCATAATGCAGATGTTCAGCAATATTTCAAGCATGCTGACTTTGGTAGGGAGGATATTTTCTGAGGTGGGTGGACACATGCTCCCAGTTACCTCATTGCACCTACTGTATTCCTTTCTTTGTTATTTTTCCTGCCATTACTTGGAATAGCTTCTTGGAAACTTGGATGTATTTTTTTCCCTGACTGATTCTTTGTTTCTCCTACAATGCATAAATTGTTTGCTGAAGTTGTGCAAGACTGTTCTGCATTCGTAaagtaaaatagaaaaataaataaagaagatCATATATATATGTGATTCAAGtgatgaaaaatgaaaatgctctttttcttcttcttagtTATATAGCTCGTGTTTTTCTCTTTgtttaacaataaattttattcttttatcccTCAACCAAGTTTTCTTGAAAAAAAATGTTTATCTCATGCAATTGCAGGcttcttaaaatttaatcagTTGCTTAATGTGAAGGTATGTGaatattaatatgtttttttgtagtggttCAACATGGCTCATCCTCCagttcatcatcttcttctgtGGAGAATAAAAAAGGAGGTGAAGAGCAAGAACAAGTTGTAATTGCTCGTTTTCTCGCATCTCTACAACCATCAGAATTAAAGAACTCAAAGCAAAGTGATTGCCATCGGGGAAAGGAGAAATTTATCCCTGTATGCAAGGACTTGACCCCTCCAACACCAAGCTTATATCCTATGCAGTGCCAGAACTGGGCATATCCTGGCTTTTCCCATGAAATGGCCATATACCAAATGTGGCAACAAGAACAATTGTTGCAGTTGCAAAGCCGTTTGTTGACGCTTCATGTTCCACCAGCTCCTCCTCCTGGCCCTCAGATTCTTCCATATATGCAGTCTATACTCCCTCAAGATTCTCGTCTATTTGTTCCTGTGAGAGAGCGGGAACCAGTACCTGTAGGTCCCAGAATTACAATTTCCACCTCAGGACCATTATTGTACTGCTCAGATAATGTGGCCTCTGATCCAATCAGGGAAAAGTCCAAAGTTACCATTCAGGAAATACACGAggagaagagtgaagaattaTCCGAGTGCTCTCCATCTTTGGTTCCAGATCCTCCTGTTCTGAGCAACTTCAATACTGAAGCGAGATTTGATGATTCAAGTCATGAGGATGAAAAACCGAAAAGTGATGCAATAGAAAGCAAACTTGAAAATGTTCAACTAGGAGGACACCATACTGAGCAATTCGAGAAGGCTTCCTTCAGGAGCATGGCTTCAGGATACACACATGTAGACTTCAGAGTGCAAAGCCTACGTGGTTCCAACTCTTCCCATTCTACTTCTCAATATCCCCGAAGATCAAGTTTGACAAGTTGTAGACCACCTCTGTCTGTAGCACCTCCTGTAACAATCAGAACCATGGAGCCTAGACCATCTTCAGCACCACCTGTAAGAATCAGAAATATGGGACCTGTTTGTTCTGTTCCCAGAGCACGAGATTTGGCAGCACAAGTTCCAGCTCCACCAAGAATGAGAACTGGAGGTTCTTTGTATTCAGGCAGACCCCAGCCTCAAAGAATGGACTTTGGTGGATTGCATCCCTGTTCCATGGCACCAGCAGTCCGAATAAGATCAGTCGTACCAGTCTGTTCAGCTCCACCAGCAAGGAAAATGCCAACTGCTGGGCAAGAGGGAGCATCACCTAGCAAAGAGAAGGAAGATACAGTACCTGAAGATGTCTCAGCGGCAAGTTCAGAACTTGGCAAACTTAGAACATGAGCGCAGTATAGACACTAGAATTCATCCTATTCCTTCATTTAGTGGTTAGTTTATGCAGTTGAGTCTGTGGAGGTGTTTGGGCACCCATGATATGTAATCATTATAAATGTGGAGCTGCTAcagataatttatatataaatatacattTGAAAGTCATATTCTTTAAAGTTAATGaggattgattttttttctcctGGGTTGGTTGtgatatgtttatatttatagtGATTGGTCAGGTTATTCCAAAAAAGgatcaaatataaattattctagAAAGTGAAATGAATAAagattcatttttaaaattataatttatttagttggtataatttaaaattataattatttagcttatataatttaaaattataattggtATGGTGGTGTGAATTTTCTTATTCTTATTCTTGTTGTGGTgctgttttaattttttgaattttgaactgaTCAATACTTTCTGGATTGAGCGATTTTTTCTGAATTAAACTTTATATTCAATGGACTGTAAATTTAATATGTAATTTGTGGTTTTCATCATGTAATTGTGGTGTTTTAGGTGTAAATCTATCTTtgcatggtaaaaaaaaaacagaactaTGCATTGGACCAACTTTTAAATATAGCTGACGGATGCGTAGACCATTCTGACTTGTCCCCGCATCACAGCATTatgaagaaaaaagagaaaacacAACCTATACCCAATACGATTGCTAAAAGTTCACACCCTCCTTCTTTTTTGACACATAAGCCACAATGTAAAGTTGTAATACCAAAAATGTCCAATTTCTCAACCATAAGTACTAAACTACCCTCAAGAGAGACAGTTGTCCACCAGGCAACAAGAAGTACAAACACAAGCAGTCAATTAAAACGGCGAgtatttcttcttttccttcgaAAGGCGCCTGCGCTGCGCTTATCAAGCCCCTTTCTTAAAACCCTAGTGGACTTCTCTCTCTTTCCCTCTCTCTATCTAAAACGCATTCTTGAATAGGTGAGCAATCTCTCGACTGCTTTCTAGTAAACTCTAGATGGAAGTCACGATTCTTCCTATCATCGGTTATCTTTTATGTGATCTCTGCTTCAGTGGGTTCACAGTTTTAACTAAAATCGGAAGTGTTCTGTTCCTTTTAGTCCTTTCACGACCTTGTTAATGATGAAATGTGAGATGGGTTTGCTTTAGAACTTGCATGGTTGTTGGAGTAAATCGAGAAAATTTGATTTTGCAGGTCGGTTTTGAAGCATTGAAGGATGCTTGTGCTGTTTGAGACGCCGGCGGGCTTTGCCCTCTTCAAAGTTTTGGATGAAGGAAAGCTAGCTAAAGTTGAGGTAAACGATTGTCAACCCCGTTTGGTTTGGGGCAGAAGTGAAGAAACATAAGATTATGTGTCATAATttctgtttttatggttttggaaTGTCAATGCTTGCCTGTTATGCATGTTGGTTCCCGGTtctgtttttttaaatatctatgAGTGGATTCTACATTCTGTTTTCTTGATTATCAAATTTCTGAATATTAGAGAATTCAAGTTTTAGTTTACATTGATTATCTAAGTTTTATACTCGAAAAAAGTTCGTAGAAATGAGGTTCCTTGTTTTGAAAATTTCGGGTTAATGTTtatttctttttgtgatttccTTTCAGGACTTATGGAAAGAATTTTCTACCGCAGATACAGCAAGAAaggttctctctctctctctctctctctctctctctctctctctgtgtgtgtgtgtgtgtgtgtgtgtgtgtgtcaaGCTGAAATTTTGAAATGGTGAACATTATATGGTTGTATGCTCCTCCATGCGGCAATTTTGAAATTTACTGTTTTTGTTGTCGTTTGACAACTGTAGGAAACCCATCATCCTTATTTGGTCTATAAGAAATATGTTTTGTAACCTTCTTTCGATGTTGAGCGGCTGAGATGGTCAATTTACTTTTCTGCCTCTTTAGAACGTAATCATATGGCAACGTTGTTCACCATTAACCTGGTCTTTTTAAATTGGCCTGTGCCCTGTAGTTGTCATTCTTTACAttatcctttttttctttttagttcCAAACTTTAACTCTTTTTTGGTTATAAACATCAGGTTGTCAAGTTGAAAGCTTTTTCCAAGTTTGAGAATACATCAGAGGCTCTGGAAGCAGCAACGAAAATAATTGAAGGCACAGCTAGCAAAGGTCTCCGCAAGTTTTTGCGTGCTCATTGTGAGAATGAAACCTTAGCTGTGGCTGACTCAAAGCTTGGAAATGCAATCAAAGAAAAACTGGTGTGCTTATTACTCTAGGAGTGCTTtacattaatttgataatagGTTGCATAAGTTGGAGCCATTGTTTTGTTGCAGAAAATAGAATGTGTTCACAACAATGCTGTCATGGAATTGATGAGAGGTGTTAGGAGTCAGTTGACTGAACTCATAGCTGGTCTAGGTGCTCAAGATTTGGCACCAATGAGCTTGGGTTTATCTCATAGTCTATCTAGGTACAAACTGAAGTTCAGTCCTGACAAGGTATTTATTCTTAATTGTGCTTTATAATTTCTATGATTGAAGTGTCTTCTCTTCTCTGTTGGGGGCACATGCATGTATTGTGATTGTCTTAATTGTTTTTTGCCTATTGATATTTATCTACAAATGCTGGCAATTGACTGTATTAATTACATTTATTTGCTTGTCACTTATTCCAGAAATCCTTGTTAAAATGCATGAACTCAAGTTCTTTTACAGTCATGATAATACACCTGAAGTTCCAATTTTGTTCTGAACTCTGACAGATATGCTCTGGTCTTGCTTCTTAGTGGAGGTTTTATTCCAAAGAAAAATGACTGTTAGGCCAATGGGAATTTTCTGACAAATATGCTTAACACAATTATTTAAACAATTTTTGCCTGGATAAGATATTTACAAGTTATAACAAGTCCATGAAGAATTTTTGGATTTTCTTGCGCTGTTTGGTCTCTTTGCTAATCTTTTTCTGTTTTAGGTTGATACGATGATCATCCAAGCTATTGGTTTGCTTGATGATCTGGATAAAGAGCTCAACACATATGCGATGAGAGTTAGAGAATGGTACGGTTGGCATTTTCCTGAACTTTCCAAGATTGTACAAGACAACATCCTTTATGCCAAAGTGGCGAAGTTGATGGGAAGCCGTGAAAATGCTGCAAAGCTTGATTTCTCTGAGGTAAAAGTATAATTTCTCTACTGCAATTACATGGTCTCATCTGCATGTCCAGCTTATGGTTTTAAGAAATCATAAATCCTATTCCTGCCTATTTGTAGAGTCCTCtttttttctcctcttttttttgTGTTATATTGTTTTTAGGCTATGCCGGTATGCCCTGTGCTGGCCAGTGGTGTCCACCTGGACAGTATTCTTGTCCGAGTGTTTGTCTTTGACTGTGATATTTTTAATGGTATGGACAGACATGAGTTTCACATATCAGAGGATTTATCATGCTTATAAATGTTTTGCTTGTTTCTTTCTCTTAAATTTCATAGATACTACCAGAAGAAGTTGAGACAGAATTGAAAGAAGCATCTTTGATATCCATGGGAACTGAAGTTAGTGAAGTTGATTTGATGAATATTAGAGAACTCTGTGATCAGGTTTTATCTCTGGCTGAATACAGAGCTCAGCTGTATGATTATTTAAAAAGCAGGATGAATACCATTGCTCCTAATTTGACTGCCCTTGTTGGTGAGCTTGTTGGAGCTCGGCTCATAGCTCATGGGGGTAGCTTATTGAATCTGGCAAAGCAGCCTGGAAGCACAGTACAGATTCTTGGGGCAGAAAAGGCTCTTTTCAGAGCTCTAAAGACAAAGCATTCAACCCCCAAATACGGGCTAATTTTCCATGCCTCCTTGGTTGGTCAGGCAGCTCCTAAGACAAAGGGGAAAATTTCCAGATCACTAGCTGCTAAGGCAGCACTGGCAATTCGATATGATGCTCTTGGAGATGGTCAAGATAACTCTCTGGGACTGGAAAACCGAGCGAAGGTACTTCACAATTTTTTAACTATTATGTTCTCtctttctgtgtgtgtgtgtgtgtgtgtgatttATTTTAGGGGAAGCATTTCTTAGATGCAAGAGTTTGTAGCTTGAAGCACGGTTGAGGAATCTTGAAGGGAGGGAATTGAGTCGTTCTGGTGGATCTGCTAAAGGCAAACCAAAGATAGAAGCTTATGACAAGGATCGAAAGAAGGGAGCTGGAGGATTGATAGCTCCTGCCAAGGTCCATTTTTTGATCCCATTTATTATTCCTAGGTTTCCCTTACATTTTTTCAGCTTATTATTGACTCTTTGCTTTGCACAGACTTATAATCCATCTGCAGATGCTGTTCTCGGGCAAACACCAAACTCTGCTGCTGGGATTGAGGAAGACGTTATCccaaagaagaggaagaaagagGCAGAACCTTCTCTTATTGGGGAAGTAGAAGAAGAGGCTCCAGTTACTGCTGagcagaagaaagagaagaagaagaaaaagaagaaaactgatgAAGAAGGAACTGCTGTGTCAAACGAAGGAAATGATGCTACTGAGCAGGAAGGCGAAGGGAAAGCAAAGAAAgataagaagaaaaagaagcataaAACTGAAGGCAATGAAGTGCAGAATCAGAGTGAAAATGCTGATGCaggggaaaagaagaagaagaaaagaaagcatgCTGAACAAGATGAAGAACCTGAAATACCAAgcaagaagaaagagaaaaagaagagaaagagtgaGGATTGAGGAAATCTTGGAAGTAGAGGCTATAGGCTACCCAGCAATTTTGGATTAGCAATTAGGAAGCAATCGAGCAACTCCATACTTCTCTACtgtataatttttgtttttgattTGTTAGCTTATTCTAGTGTATTGTCTGATTTCCTGTGGAAGTGATAATATGAGATTTTCCTTTggacatattttaaaaaatatatttggaTTTCACTTGCATATCAATCTGCAGATATTTCTAAATTTGTTTATTCAATTCtgtagttaatttatatatggtTATTCAAAATATGCTGAAACATGCATGATTCTTTTAGTTAAAAGGGAAAATTAAACAGCAGGaaatatatactttttttatttttaggaaaaataatttcatatgTCCATTCTTTTATTTACACAAGCTTTACTTTACAGGCTTGTGGGGAAAAAAGGATTAATCATTTGAATATTAAAGAGATAAATTCGTTATGTAGTCTAATCTAATTAAAGAACATTATTGTAATCTGccattgtttcttttctttctttttaaactTTGTCTGGTCAAGGCACTTTTACATAAGCTGCCACTTTAAGAGGGAAAAGCAATCAAacaatttaatttgaaatattttttttcttttgaaaaaaaatgagGTGAGCTAATTTAGAGTGAGAGGTTTTGTTCATTTCATATTAtataagaaaaagtaaaaacCTATAAAAATAATTCTTCCATATGATGTACAATCTCTATTCTCTTGTTTAACAATAGGGGCAAGTTGGTGTTTATATTaacattaatgaaaaaaaaattaaataaatcctTTGTTATGATAATCATTAATTAAACATTCTCAATTAAaaacaaatttaatatatttagtataattcaactaaattttaatacccaaattaaatattaattaaataattatatcaatatttatataaaattaattgatcTATATACATATGATTAAACAATAAATACATaaatcttaatatatatatatatatatatagtaccATTAATTTCATTATAGTATATCCCCAAACAAATTACTATCTTCACTAACTTTTATTCTTgagttaaatatttatattaaaatttataaagaataattaaaatatagcaATAAATCATCaatacaaattaaatatttaatttaataattattaaaaattaaagggaGCATAACAAATCCCATTAATTCAGGAATGAAAATctatggagagagagagagagagagagagagagagagagatgggaGCTTGGGGGTTTGACTTGGAAGAAAACAGGAACAGAAGGAAACATTAATCTGCCACAGTTTCTATAATTCTCTCCCTTTCCCTTTCTTGTCCGAGTAAGGAACCCAACAAAACGAGAAAAGAAAGCCAAAGACCCAAAAGACCAAAAACTAATACTTCCCAGCGAAGAGATTGTTAATATATAATACAAACAttacttctctctctctccccatcTCTCTTTTCACTTAGATTCAATCAAAGTAAGTATCTTTCTCTCTAACCATCACTTTCTTTAACCATCTCACTCTTTCTGTAGCTATCTTTCTGTTATTAGATCAATTTTTGCTTCAATTCAGTTCTCAAAACTTCTATCTCTTTGTTTCTTTGATTGTATGTCTCTTTCTCTTGTGTCAgatcatttttttttccaaaaaacaAAACTTTTGCTTATAGTTAATCAGTAGTAAAAGCTCTAAAGTTTAAACCTTTGGGTTTATGATTTGCACTTATACATAACTTGAGGTTTCAGTGATGATTATGTGTTTTTTCttgtcattttcttttctttctgattttttttcttttgattatTGGGAATTCTGAATCTGGATAATAAGGTTCTTATTAGCTCGTGTTCATGTTCTTATGTATGAAAGCCAATTTGGTTTTTGAGCCTGTTCTAATTGTGAATtccattttttttctatatcatACAGAAATAATATTGTGTATAAACGGttggaattaatttattctaacATAAACTTGTTGGTTTTGAAGTTGCTTTATGCTTAACGATTAGTTTCTCGATTTGCAGTGATTATTTGCAGTCTGGTTGCGGAGAAACCCACGTAGGCCATGTTAGATTTAAGAAATGGGGTGTGTCCTTGGTAGAGAGGTAGCCTCTGGCATAGTTTCAGAGTCTAAAGAGGTAAAGGACCTGAGTGTTGAATCCAGAAGAAAATTAGACAATGTTTCAGTGACTGATGCTAGTAGTATTGTTGAGATTCAAAATGAGGAAACTCAGAAGAAGAAAATGGAGGGGGATCAGAAACCTAGAGGAGAGAGAAGAAGGTATAAGCCAAACCCTAGGTTGAGTAATCCACCCAAGCATTTGCAGGGTGAGCAGGTGGCAGCTGGATGGCCACTGTGGCTATCAGCAGTCTGTGGGGAGGCACTCAATGGATGGATTCCACGTCAGGCAGACACATTTGAGAAGATAGATAAGGTGTGGtatgcatttttttttcttcatgatGTGGCTTTGTGAAACTTAGAATGGATCAGTTGTTAGTATGTTGTCAGTTGGCATTGTGAAACTCTCTCTGGAATGCCTGTTGCAGATGATGTTACACTTAAGGTTTTGAAATCTAAGTCATAAAGGTTTGAAGTCTGCATATGAGCTAATTTAATTATTGCTATGTTGTTGACTCGATAGTCTCTATTTTCTTGCTGTTTTTGGAATTAGTATTTTCATTCTTATTGTTTCTTTCATCCTTGCTGGTCTGGTAGATTGGATCCGGAACATATAGCAATGTGTACAAAGCTAGAGATATGCTAACGGGTAAAATTGTTGCCCTAAAGAAGGTCCGATTTGATAACTTGGAACCTGAAAGTGTAAAGTTCATGGCTAGAGAGATCCTCATTCTGCGGAGATTGGATCATCTGAATGTTGTAAAGTTGGAAGGCTTAGTTACATCCAGGATGTCATGTAGTTTGTACCTGGTATTTGAATACATGGAGCATGATCTAGCTGGACTTGCAGCTAGCCCAGGAGTAAAGTTCACAGAGTCACAGGTCAGTCCAAATCTGtcttgaaatttaatatttaattggaTGCGTACACTTCCTAGGTGCTATAGTATAATTACTTATGCATACGCTTCCTAGGTTCTATAGTATACTTGTCGTTTATATCTACTATGTCTCCACATTTCAGGTTAAATGTTACATGCGTCAACTATTGTCTGGACTTGAACACTGCCACAAACGTGGTGTTCTTCATCGTGACATCAAAGGATCAAATCTTCTCATTGACAATGAAGGGATACTTCGAATTGCCGATTTTGGATTGGCGTCTTTTTTTGATCCCAATCACAAGCATCCAATGACTAGTCGGGTGGTTACGCTTTGGTATAGACCTCCTGAGCTTCTTCTTGGGGCTACTGATTATGGCGTGGGCATTGACCTTTGGAGTGCAGGTTGTATACTAGCTGAGTTATTAGCCAGAAAGCCAATAATGCCAGGTCGTAATGAGGTATATAACTAGTTCTTTTTGGCTTGTAATTAGCAAGGGCAATTATCCTTTTTATGCATGGGCTTATATCTTCCCTAGTAAATATGATTTCTGTAAAATGAAGGTAAAAACTAAACTTGTACAGTTTGCCAAAGGGCCAGAGCTAGGGTTTTGCAAAAAGCTTAAGTGATTTATTCATGGATTTT
Proteins encoded in this region:
- the LOC110622158 gene encoding double-stranded RNA-binding protein 2, whose protein sequence is MYKNQLQELAQRSCFNLPSYSCIREGPDHAPRFKATVNFNGETFESPAFCSTLRQAEHAAAEVALTTLASRGPSRALAARVLDETGVYKNLLQETAHRAGLKLPVYTTVRSGPGHVPVFSCTVELAGMNFTGEPARTKKQAQKNAAMAAWSALKRLVQHGSSSSSSSSSVENKKGGEEQEQVVIARFLASLQPSELKNSKQSDCHRGKEKFIPVCKDLTPPTPSLYPMQCQNWAYPGFSHEMAIYQMWQQEQLLQLQSRLLTLHVPPAPPPGPQILPYMQSILPQDSRLFVPVREREPVPVGPRITISTSGPLLYCSDNVASDPIREKSKVTIQEIHEEKSEELSECSPSLVPDPPVLSNFNTEARFDDSSHEDEKPKSDAIESKLENVQLGGHHTEQFEKASFRSMASGYTHVDFRVQSLRGSNSSHSTSQYPRRSSLTSCRPPLSVAPPVTIRTMEPRPSSAPPVRIRNMGPVCSVPRARDLAAQVPAPPRMRTGGSLYSGRPQPQRMDFGGLHPCSMAPAVRIRSVVPVCSAPPARKMPTAGQEGASPSKEKEDTVPEDVSAASSELGKLRT
- the LOC110622157 gene encoding probable nucleolar protein 5-2 — translated: MLVLFETPAGFALFKVLDEGKLAKVEDLWKEFSTADTARKVVKLKAFSKFENTSEALEAATKIIEGTASKGLRKFLRAHCENETLAVADSKLGNAIKEKLKIECVHNNAVMELMRGVRSQLTELIAGLGAQDLAPMSLGLSHSLSRYKLKFSPDKVDTMIIQAIGLLDDLDKELNTYAMRVREWYGWHFPELSKIVQDNILYAKVAKLMGSRENAAKLDFSEILPEEVETELKEASLISMGTEVSEVDLMNIRELCDQVLSLAEYRAQLYDYLKSRMNTIAPNLTALVGELVGARLIAHGGSLLNLAKQPGSTVQILGAEKALFRALKTKHSTPKYGLIFHASLVGQAAPKTKGKISRSLAAKAALAIRYDALGDGQDNSLGLENRAKLEARLRNLEGRELSRSGGSAKGKPKIEAYDKDRKKGAGGLIAPAKTYNPSADAVLGQTPNSAAGIEEDVIPKKRKKEAEPSLIGEVEEEAPVTAEQKKEKKKKKKKTDEEGTAVSNEGNDATEQEGEGKAKKDKKKKKHKTEGNEVQNQSENADAGEKKKKKRKHAEQDEEPEIPSKKKEKKKRKSED
- the LOC110622156 gene encoding probable serine/threonine-protein kinase At1g54610, which encodes MGCVLGREVASGIVSESKEVKDLSVESRRKLDNVSVTDASSIVEIQNEETQKKKMEGDQKPRGERRRYKPNPRLSNPPKHLQGEQVAAGWPLWLSAVCGEALNGWIPRQADTFEKIDKIGSGTYSNVYKARDMLTGKIVALKKVRFDNLEPESVKFMAREILILRRLDHLNVVKLEGLVTSRMSCSLYLVFEYMEHDLAGLAASPGVKFTESQVKCYMRQLLSGLEHCHKRGVLHRDIKGSNLLIDNEGILRIADFGLASFFDPNHKHPMTSRVVTLWYRPPELLLGATDYGVGIDLWSAGCILAELLARKPIMPGRNEVEQLHKIYKLCGSPSDEYWKTSKLPNATLFRPREPYKRCIRETFKDFPLSSLPLIETLLAFDPAERQTATAALRSEFFTTEPYACEPSSLPKYPPSKEMDAKRRDDEARRLRAAAKAQGDNTKKLRTRERVRQMPAPEASAEIQSNIDKRRLITYANAKSKSEKFPPPHQDGALGYPIGLSQHIDPAIVPVDAHYSSTSLTYSKEPVQIWSGPLVDPAGLGAPRRKKNAAGDTRESSKTSVATRKGKTGDTQFKGKKMLA